The Nothobranchius furzeri strain GRZ-AD chromosome 17, NfurGRZ-RIMD1, whole genome shotgun sequence nucleotide sequence tgcgtctctatatggtgtcttctgtttgtagacctttttatcatcccctcaggtccagtgttcatttagttatcctctgtgccccaagttgcagctccagcctctttgtccccagctgtgtgtgggtgtgtgtccattccccagttcattgtgtgtgtgtgtgtgtgtgtgtgtgtgtgtgtccattccccagttcaatgtgggtgtgtgtgtgtgtgtgtgtgtgtgtctcccgttTTGGCCGGGAAACTACCGTATTTTACTTTGCTTTCCTGCCGTCCTCCCGAATTATTATTTTCCCGTAAATCTCCCGTATTTTTAAAATTCCTCTGCCTCTTTAAAATTATCTGTAGCCTCGCGAGAACTGGTTGTCGCGAGATTTGTGCAGACAGCGGGAACATAACAGGAACAACAAACGAGAGCGATGATGGAAGTGAACAAGGCATTCCTGCCAAAAAATCAAAGAAATCGTGTAAATATCTAGAAAAATGGGACAGCGAATTTACTTTTCTAAAGAAGAGCAGGATGGGACAAAGTCACGCTTTTTGTAAGATTTGCAGTTGCGACTTTAGTGTCTCCCACGGGGGAAGGAATGATGTCAGTCAGCATGAGAAATCAACCAAGCACAAGCGCTGGCTAGAAGCACAGAAACATGCCCAGACGATGTCGGCATTTGTAACTAGGAATACCACAGAGGCTGACCAGGTCATAAATGCGGAGGTTAAAATGGCAATGCTGTGTGCCAAAAACAATGTTTCTTTCACCTTCTGTGACGACTTCAACAAGTGTGTAGCTGAGATGTTCCCGGACTCTGCTATTGCACGAAAATATTCTGCGGGGAAAACCAAATCTACGCAACTTATCAAAGGTAAGTTGATTCAAATTAAGTATGAATATTATGAAAGCGTATACATAGTCATAATCATGTCCAGCAGGCATATTGGTGGCAAATTGCTAGCTAACGTTACTGGGCATTCACTCAACAGGTGCCATAGCAGCAGAGCTAGATGATGAGTTGGCCAGAACATGCCGATCTCAGCCCTTTTCATTGATGTGCGACGAGTCGAGCAACAGAAAAACGGACAAAGAATTCGTCATCCTGACCAGACTCTACGATGAGGCCACTCTGCAGGTCGCTACAAAATTCATGGAGATGCCCATATGCAATGTGGGAAATGCAGAAAATCTGTATGAAAAGCTGAGTGAAGCATTAAGGTAGGGGAACTGCAATGTGTTGTTGACGTGTGTAGTAATTTGCATTTAATTATAATCTTACATTTAGTGTAAGACATTTTATGGCATTTTTTTCATATTTCCAATAGAAAAAGAGGAATTCCATGGGAGAACCTGATAGCCTTTAACTCTGATAACGCCAGTGTCATGAAAGGCAGACACAACTCTGTCATCAGCAGACTgaagaccagccagccccatgtccAGGACCTTGGCTGCATCTGCCACCTAGCACAACTGGCCACTGGCTGTGCCATCAAAGCAGCACAGGTACCAGTGGAAGACTTCCTGGTTGGGATATACACCCACTTTGATAAAAGgtaaattattataaataaataGGCCTGCAGTTGATACTCTTCAGACATACACATACATTTCCATCCACTAACTAAATAATTGTCTATATTACCGTGCAAAAAGATGTGAAATCTATAAATAATTTGTAGATTTTACCGATTCAGACCACCTGAAGCTCCTCAGGTACTGCAGCACCCAATGGCTGAGTCTGTTAACCTGTGTCCAGAGAGTGTTGAACCAGTGGGACGCACTGCAGGTAAGGATGGTAACTCCAGCAGATACATACAGCTTACTATTCtgtgttttccttttatttaacTATTGCCACCCTGTTTCCCTATGTACTCTAGGCCTACTTCAACAGTCATGAGGAGGTGGAGAGGAGCGCCAAAATACATGATTTAGCCAGCCATCTGCGTGATCCAGTCATGAAGATCTACTTCATGTTCCTGACTGCTGCCCTTAAATCTTTATCTGATTTTAATATTGCCTTCCAGGTGGGTATCAGTGTTATtgaatgtatgtgtaaatattaaATTTGATTTTGCTAATTGTAGCATTCTTAATTCACTGATATTTTGTTGTGACCCATGATATTTTCTACAGTCAGAGGAAGTACAAATTCACAGACTGGAAGAGGAAATGTGCAGGCTGATTAGGAGGATCCTGGGCTACCTCATACCAGCCAGGGCCATCGTAGGTATACCTCTCAGGGAGGTGGAGTATGGACAAGGACATCAGTTGGCTGATGAGGAGCTCTTTATTGGAGCAGACACAAAGGCCTTCATGAAAAGCGTAGAGCTTCCCATGTCCACTGAGAAGAAAATCTTTCAGTGAGTATATTACCCAGCTGTTTTATAATGGTCATCATCAGTATGAGAGAATATGCTGTACTGTGCCTAAAATGCTGCCACTAATGCAGTTTTTTACTCTTACGCTGTTGTAGATCTGTGAGAAGGTTCTATGAAGCAGCGCTTCAGAAGATGTTCTCCTCCTTTCCCCTTGACCATCCACTCCTGAGGGACTTGAAAGTGCTGGACCCTGCTGCTCGCCTCGACATTCCTCCAGGGGCAGGTAGATGTTAGGGCAGTTCTCCATTGATAGAATGATTGAATTGATTAAATATTGCATGGTTTAGATTTGCAACACTTTCTTTATTTTCCAGTGGAAAGGCTAGGGGCCATGTTTCCTCAGTTGAGCTTAAGTGAAGATAGGCTGAGAGAGGAACTCGTTGACTACCAGGTGACAAATAGCAAGCAACTCCCCCAAGAAGACAACATTGACAGATTCTGGGGCCTGATAGGGAAGGATGTGAGGTTCAGTGAGCTGCCAAGATTAATGAAGGCTTTACTCTGCATTCCCCACAGCAATGCCAGTTCTGAAAGGGTGTTTAGTATGGTGAGAAAGATTGCTACAGAGAATAGGATGTCATTAGACAACAGCACTGTTTGTGCTTTACTGTCATGTAAAATCAACCACTCTGGCCCAGCCTACAAATACACTCCTTCCAAAAAAGTGTTAAAGAATGCTAAATCTGCAACACATTTGTATAATAAGTCATTAGTGAATGTCAGAGAGCCACATGAGTGAACATGATACATCTAAAGAAAATGTGTagtgaaaataaaatgtaaatgtttaacTTAAAGACAAGCAATGTGAAATAAACATGAAGTAATGTGTTGACTTGTatataaaatgaaaaatgtaaaatcaataaatatgcttcatttccccttttgtgttttcatttaggCTGTATTATAACAGAATGTTCACAGCATTTCAATGTCAACAAAGGTATGCCTCAGATTCTGATCACTGAATTGTAGTAAGTGGTTGAAAAGTGGTTATTATAGATTTTTTGTACACCTATCTTACAATGTAAGATATACTAGCGCTCGGCTGTGGCGGCGGGTTGGCTCGCTGCCGGTGTTGTAAATTTTCCCTTATTTTCAAATCCAAAAGTTGACAGGTAtggtgtgtgatggtgtgtgtgtgtgttgtgtgtgtgttaattcttCCCGCAGCCATTAGGTTTAGTTtggcctcctctgtttctgtttgcccattttgattattaggttcacctgtcttccctccagctctcactccacacacctgccgccattttccctaatcacttctccctggctgtgtccgaatccaggggtaggatgcttgtgagtacgggtcctcgccggtctagcaaggcctggtccttgcaagaccgctaaaaccggaagtcagtggctctgaattcggacagtactagcctcgttgttattcccgcccccaggtcaagttgcctagctaccgtgacggcagcaaacaggctaacaagctagtagcgacgttgaaaatggatccacagcaatatttcattttatttgtggcttttgaggagctgcgacggctcaataaacgtcaccggcctttgtatttaaagtttaaaaatcatttagtcctgttatctgctagagttacaagtattatactcatgatctccttttttgcatatatctgaatgttagtgatgtgacagccgtcgattgagccagcccagcaaacccttttgatggacgatgcagtggtcagtgagatgagacatccagaagcaccctctgcagaccactctgtctgatgttccacttgccaaccagaaacgttcagccacggatctcggtttctgcactccatccacctcgatccatgtttagtagatttagcaacaccaccaaagactccctgctttccaagtttactgtatatattttacttttatctttacttttattccttacagtgttcccttacaatttatttactatgttgttacttgttaaaaactgaataataaaactgttaatgatcaaaaaagagttatcaattaatagaaattttattacatttaaacaaataacaaaaacattcaaacacatatatagaacctgaaccagaagaaactaaaagaaaaaaaaacaatttctctgccatcctttccatcaatgctaaaaatctgtccatccttctttctctcctctcctctgcttccctctgttgtctcatgtcctccctgatcaggtcaaggagctcatcagcccttctcctttttctccctgatgaggagtccggcttccttccaccactctccctgtcctctgtctcacccactgc carries:
- the LOC139063736 gene encoding uncharacterized protein, producing MAMLCAKNNVSFTFCDDFNKCVAEMFPDSAIARKYSAGKTKSTQLIKGAIAAELDDELARTCRSQPFSLMCDESSNRKTDKEFVILTRLYDEATLQVATKFMEMPICNVGNAENLYEKLSEALRKRGIPWENLIAFNSDNASVMKGRHNSVISRLKTSQPHVQDLGCICHLAQLATGYHLKLLRYCSTQWLSLLTCVQRVLNQWDALQAYFNSHEEVERSAKIHDLASHLRDPVMKIYFMFLTAALKSLSDFNIAFQSEEVQIHRLEEEMCRLIRRILGYLIPARAIVGIPLREVEYGQGHQLADEELFIGADTKAFMKSVELPMSTEKKIFQSVRRFYEAALQKMFSSFPLDHPLLRDLKVLDPAARLDIPPGAVERLGAMFPQLSLSEDRLREELVDYQVTNSKQLPQEDNIDRFWGLIGKDVRFSELPRLMKALLCIPHSNASSERVFSMVRKIATENRMSLDNSTVCALLSCKINHSGPAYKYTPSKKVLKNAKSATHLYNKSLVNVREPHE